In Agromyces sp. G08B096, a genomic segment contains:
- a CDS encoding beta-L-arabinofuranosidase domain-containing protein — MIFQTTTTTVHAVPVAPSNGALRPLGLDEVRITGGIWGRRQEVNGSATLAHLEHWLEREGWLANFDLAAAGAGGAAELVARRRGREFSDSEVYKTLEAFAWEIGRRGGDDELEARFRRIVERVGAAQEEDGYLNTRFGRPGQPPRWSDLEWGHELYCLGHLFQAAVARFRTRPDADDGLIGIARRAADLVCSVFGPGGDERICGHAEVEVGLAELGRALGEPRYVEQARLFVERHGRGTLRDIEWGRSYYQDDVPVRDAEALRGHAVRANYLASGAADVAVETDDAELRQVLGRQWRRTVERRTYLTGGQGSHHQDEAFGEDWELPADRAYSETCAGIASVMFGWRMLLAEADPGYADLIERTLFNVVETSPSAEGTAFYYANTLHQRVPGAPAEADAVSPRAHSSLRAPWFDVACCPPNTARTFASLAGYVATADEHGVQLHQYAPAEVRTRLADGQEVAFDVDTTYPASGSVRVRVLTDASSPWRLSLRVPPWAAGAEWRIRGVEGGTEPWSPAEPGVVTIDRPFAAGDEIELLLPMAPRFTAPDPRVDAVRGCLAVERGPEVFALESVDLAGTALEASDFADLRVDPAVPPREDAGRVLVTLVDARTGARDEVPLVRYHEWAERGPSTMRVWLPVLGV; from the coding sequence ATGATTTTCCAGACCACGACCACCACCGTGCACGCCGTCCCGGTCGCACCGTCGAACGGTGCGCTGCGCCCGCTGGGCCTCGACGAGGTGCGGATCACCGGCGGCATCTGGGGACGCCGCCAGGAGGTCAACGGCAGCGCGACGCTCGCCCACCTCGAGCACTGGCTCGAGCGCGAGGGATGGCTCGCGAACTTCGATCTCGCGGCGGCCGGGGCCGGCGGCGCCGCGGAGCTCGTCGCGCGCCGCCGTGGCCGGGAGTTCTCGGACTCCGAGGTGTATAAGACGCTCGAGGCGTTCGCCTGGGAGATCGGGCGGCGAGGCGGCGACGACGAGCTCGAGGCGCGGTTCCGCCGCATCGTCGAGCGCGTCGGTGCGGCGCAGGAGGAGGACGGCTACCTCAACACCCGATTCGGCCGGCCCGGGCAGCCCCCGCGCTGGTCAGACCTCGAGTGGGGGCACGAGCTGTACTGCCTCGGGCACCTGTTCCAGGCGGCGGTCGCCCGGTTCCGGACGCGGCCCGACGCCGACGATGGACTGATCGGCATCGCCCGCCGCGCGGCCGATCTCGTCTGCTCGGTGTTCGGACCCGGCGGCGACGAGCGCATCTGCGGCCACGCCGAGGTCGAGGTGGGGCTCGCCGAACTGGGCCGTGCGCTGGGCGAGCCCCGCTACGTCGAGCAGGCGCGCCTGTTCGTCGAACGGCACGGCCGGGGCACGCTCCGCGACATCGAGTGGGGACGGTCCTACTACCAGGACGACGTGCCGGTCCGTGACGCCGAGGCGCTCCGCGGTCACGCCGTGCGCGCGAACTACCTGGCTTCAGGCGCCGCCGACGTCGCCGTGGAGACGGACGATGCGGAGCTGCGGCAGGTGCTCGGCCGGCAGTGGCGGCGCACCGTCGAACGGCGCACGTACCTCACGGGCGGGCAGGGGTCGCACCATCAGGACGAGGCGTTCGGCGAGGACTGGGAGCTGCCCGCCGACCGCGCGTACTCCGAGACGTGCGCGGGCATCGCGTCGGTGATGTTCGGCTGGCGGATGCTCCTCGCCGAGGCCGACCCCGGCTACGCCGACCTCATCGAGCGGACGCTGTTCAACGTGGTCGAGACGTCGCCGTCGGCGGAGGGCACCGCGTTCTACTACGCGAACACGCTGCACCAGCGGGTGCCCGGCGCCCCGGCGGAAGCCGATGCCGTCTCGCCGCGGGCGCACTCGTCGCTGCGAGCGCCGTGGTTCGATGTGGCGTGCTGCCCCCCGAACACGGCGCGGACGTTCGCGAGCCTCGCCGGCTACGTCGCGACGGCCGACGAGCACGGCGTGCAGCTGCACCAGTACGCGCCGGCCGAGGTGCGCACCCGGCTCGCCGACGGGCAGGAGGTCGCGTTCGACGTCGACACGACGTATCCGGCATCGGGATCGGTGCGGGTGCGCGTCCTGACGGATGCCTCGTCGCCGTGGCGGCTGTCGCTGCGGGTCCCGCCCTGGGCGGCGGGTGCGGAGTGGCGGATCCGCGGCGTCGAGGGCGGCACCGAGCCGTGGTCGCCGGCGGAGCCGGGCGTCGTCACGATCGACCGGCCCTTCGCGGCCGGCGACGAGATCGAACTGCTGCTGCCGATGGCCCCGCGCTTCACGGCGCCCGATCCCCGCGTCGACGCGGTGCGCGGATGCCTCGCCGTCGAACGCGGCCCGGAGGTGTTCGCCCTCGAGTCGGTCGATCTCGCAGGCACCGCGCTCGAGGCGTCCGACTTCGCCGACCTGCGCGTCGACCCCGCCGTGCCGCCTCGGGAGGACGCCGGGCGCGTGCTCGTGACGCTGGTCGACGCGCGCACCGGCGCGCGCGACGAGGTGCCGCTCGTGCGGTACCACGAGTGGGCCGAGCGCGGGCCGTCGACGATGCGGGTGTGGCTGCCGGTGCTGGGGGTCTGA
- a CDS encoding ATP-binding cassette domain-containing protein, with product MGDDASRRQAVLELEHVGFRRDGTRILDDVTFTVRAGEHWALLGPNGAGKSTILAMCGAVAHPSSGIVRVMGEQLGRVELQALRRRIGHVNPRHPLTSPRSVREVVLSGLTGSVELPPHWHPTADELALADRLIFALGLEALTGARWPTLSQGERGRALIARALAVDPQLLLLDEPSTGLDVAAREQLLETVDDLERTHPSLASVLVTHHLEELPATTTHALLLSHGRIVASGPVEDVVTSEHVTRAFEHPIRVTRDDGRWAARAVRGPRAA from the coding sequence ATGGGGGATGACGCGAGCCGGCGTCAGGCGGTGCTGGAGCTCGAGCACGTCGGATTCCGGCGGGACGGCACGCGGATCCTCGACGACGTCACGTTCACCGTGCGGGCCGGCGAGCACTGGGCGCTGCTCGGGCCGAATGGCGCGGGCAAGAGCACCATCCTCGCGATGTGCGGCGCCGTCGCGCACCCGTCGTCGGGCATCGTGCGGGTGATGGGCGAGCAGCTCGGCCGGGTCGAACTGCAGGCGCTGCGCCGCCGGATCGGCCACGTCAATCCGAGGCATCCGCTGACCAGTCCGCGCTCGGTGCGCGAGGTCGTGCTGAGCGGGCTCACCGGCAGTGTGGAGCTCCCGCCGCACTGGCATCCGACCGCCGACGAGCTCGCCCTCGCCGACCGGCTCATCTTCGCGCTCGGACTCGAGGCGCTGACCGGCGCGCGCTGGCCTACCCTCTCGCAGGGCGAACGCGGCCGCGCGCTCATCGCCCGCGCCCTCGCCGTCGATCCGCAGTTGCTGCTGCTCGACGAGCCGTCAACGGGGCTCGACGTCGCCGCGCGCGAGCAGCTGCTCGAGACGGTCGATGACCTCGAGCGCACGCACCCCTCGCTCGCCTCGGTGCTCGTCACCCACCACCTCGAGGAACTGCCGGCGACCACCACGCACGCCCTGCTCCTCTCGCACGGTCGCATCGTCGCGTCGGGCCCCGTCGAGGATGTCGTGACGAGCGAGCACGTGACGCGCGCATTCGAGCATCCGATCCGGGTCACGCGCGACGACGGTCGCTGGGCGGCGCGCGCCGTCCGCGGACCGCGCGCGGCCTGA
- a CDS encoding metallophosphoesterase: MATRMLLLSDTHVPARAKRLPDEVWRAVDRADLVVHAGDWVDVATLDALEQRAARLEAVWGNNDGPALRARLPEVARFEVESVRFAVVHETGAAGGRERRMDAAYAGIDVLVFGHSHIPWDTTTPGGIRLLNPGSPTDRRRQPVCTMMTAVADAGDLRDVTLVPVAR; encoded by the coding sequence ATGGCGACGCGGATGCTCCTGCTGTCGGACACGCACGTGCCCGCGCGGGCCAAGCGGCTGCCGGACGAGGTGTGGCGGGCGGTCGACCGCGCCGATCTGGTGGTCCACGCCGGCGATTGGGTGGATGTCGCGACGCTCGACGCCCTCGAGCAGCGGGCGGCCCGGCTCGAGGCGGTGTGGGGCAACAACGACGGGCCGGCGCTCCGGGCGCGGCTGCCGGAGGTCGCGCGGTTCGAGGTCGAGTCGGTGCGCTTCGCGGTGGTGCACGAGACGGGTGCGGCCGGCGGGCGCGAACGACGCATGGATGCCGCGTACGCGGGCATCGACGTGCTGGTCTTCGGGCACAGCCACATCCCGTGGGACACGACGACGCCCGGCGGCATCCGGCTGCTCAATCCCGGGTCGCCGACAGACCGGCGCCGGCAGCCGGTCTGCACGATGATGACGGCGGTCGCGGACGCCGGTGACCTGCGGGATGTGACGCTCGTCCCGGTGGCGCGCTGA
- a CDS encoding LacI family DNA-binding transcriptional regulator: MVTISDVARAAGVSISTVSYALSGKRTITASTRARIEAAIRELEYQPHAGARMLAGARTNILALSAPIHADGHLPTHMRFVTAVVDTARRHDYDVLLLATDDDVSGIRRVAASSLVDGVVAMGVKAHDERVEIVRRAALPAAFIGVSGDHGDGVASVDLDFERAGRLAVATLADAGHRAVGVVGHPPTYLERGTGFVQRFNAGLEAEAAARGIRLDVVSPTLARGDAERAFDDLLAASPEMTAVLFHCNEPVVEAVLRRIAERGLEVPTDLSAFAACASYDTAHLAIPLSSIPLPLEQMCRIAVESALRQVRGVDAVGGVDAELIPPVVEDLGSVLRPRR; the protein is encoded by the coding sequence ATGGTGACCATCAGCGACGTGGCGCGTGCCGCGGGCGTCTCCATCTCGACCGTCTCCTACGCCCTCTCGGGCAAGCGCACCATCACCGCCTCCACGCGAGCTCGCATCGAGGCGGCGATCCGCGAGCTCGAGTACCAGCCGCACGCGGGCGCCCGCATGCTCGCCGGCGCGAGGACCAACATCCTCGCGCTCTCCGCACCCATCCATGCCGACGGGCACCTGCCGACGCACATGCGCTTCGTGACCGCCGTGGTCGACACCGCGCGCCGGCACGACTACGACGTGCTGCTCCTCGCGACCGACGACGACGTCTCGGGCATCCGCCGGGTCGCCGCATCGTCGCTCGTCGACGGCGTCGTCGCGATGGGCGTGAAGGCGCACGACGAACGCGTCGAGATCGTGCGACGCGCAGCCCTTCCCGCGGCGTTCATCGGGGTGTCGGGCGACCACGGCGACGGCGTCGCCAGCGTCGACCTCGACTTCGAGCGCGCCGGGCGGCTCGCCGTCGCGACGCTCGCCGATGCCGGCCACCGCGCGGTGGGCGTCGTCGGCCACCCGCCGACCTACCTCGAGCGCGGGACCGGATTCGTCCAGCGGTTCAACGCCGGGCTCGAGGCGGAGGCGGCGGCACGGGGCATCCGTCTCGACGTCGTCTCGCCCACGCTCGCGCGAGGGGATGCCGAGCGCGCGTTCGACGACCTGCTCGCGGCGTCGCCCGAGATGACCGCCGTGCTGTTCCACTGCAACGAGCCGGTCGTCGAGGCGGTGCTGCGCCGGATCGCCGAACGCGGACTCGAGGTGCCGACCGACCTGTCGGCGTTCGCGGCCTGCGCGAGCTACGACACCGCGCACCTGGCGATCCCGCTCAGCAGCATCCCGCTGCCGCTCGAGCAGATGTGCCGCATCGCCGTCGAGTCGGCGCTGCGACAGGTGCGCGGCGTCGACGCGGTCGGCGGCGTCGATGCCGAGCTCATCCCACCCGTCGTGGAGGATCTCGGCTCGGTGCTGCGGCCACGACGCTGA
- a CDS encoding LacI family DNA-binding transcriptional regulator gives MGVESVRRERGAAVATIGDVARAAGVSRSTVSYALSGKRAISEETRERIARAIEALGFTPNAGARALATSRTMVIGLFVQFFPDEFPPAMLQYVLPISDAAREAGYDILMVTDEDGPGSLQRVTDSGMVDGVILLNVGHDDPRVAPLRAARQPGALVGLPKDTEGLDVFDLDFGEAARSVIDHLHGLGHEEIVLISPHEHVIARGGAYVWRFREAALERAGRYGMRIHASYGESQQPAVAAALHSILDASPAATALVVHNDAMIAGLPLVLAARGVRVPDELSVVGVYSEEFGRVFSLPYTAVETAPDVLGRAAVGALVQRMRDPESAGAPVVGFVEPKLVDRRSTSRGRSRGH, from the coding sequence ATCGGCGTCGAATCGGTTCGACGCGAGCGAGGAGCTGCGGTGGCCACGATCGGGGATGTCGCGCGAGCTGCCGGGGTCTCCCGCAGCACGGTCTCGTACGCCCTGTCGGGCAAGCGGGCGATCTCGGAGGAGACGCGCGAGCGGATCGCACGGGCGATCGAGGCGCTCGGGTTCACGCCCAACGCGGGCGCGCGTGCCCTGGCGACGTCGCGCACGATGGTCATCGGGCTCTTCGTGCAGTTCTTCCCCGACGAATTCCCACCCGCGATGCTGCAGTACGTCCTGCCGATCTCGGATGCCGCTCGCGAGGCGGGCTACGACATCCTGATGGTCACCGATGAAGATGGGCCCGGTTCGCTGCAGCGCGTCACCGACTCTGGCATGGTCGACGGGGTCATCCTGCTGAATGTCGGCCACGACGACCCGCGGGTGGCTCCGCTCCGGGCGGCGCGGCAGCCGGGCGCGCTCGTCGGGCTCCCGAAGGACACCGAGGGGCTCGACGTGTTCGACCTCGACTTCGGCGAGGCCGCTCGCTCGGTCATCGATCACCTGCACGGGCTCGGCCACGAGGAGATCGTGCTCATCTCGCCGCACGAACACGTCATCGCGCGAGGTGGGGCGTACGTGTGGCGGTTCCGGGAGGCGGCGCTGGAGCGGGCGGGGCGGTACGGGATGCGGATCCACGCCTCCTACGGCGAATCGCAGCAGCCGGCCGTCGCGGCGGCGCTCCACTCGATCCTCGACGCGTCGCCTGCGGCGACCGCTCTCGTCGTCCACAACGACGCCATGATCGCGGGGTTGCCGCTCGTGCTCGCAGCGAGGGGCGTCCGGGTGCCCGACGAGCTGTCTGTGGTCGGGGTCTATTCGGAGGAGTTCGGCCGGGTGTTCTCCTTGCCGTACACGGCGGTCGAGACCGCGCCCGACGTGCTCGGCCGTGCGGCGGTCGGCGCGCTGGTGCAGCGCATGCGGGATCCGGAGTCGGCCGGGGCCCCCGTCGTCGGTTTCGTCGAGCCGAAGCTCGTCGACCGGCGCAGCACGAGCCGCGGTCGTTCCCGGGGCCACTGA
- a CDS encoding DJ-1/PfpI family protein encodes MTGRNHRVAVLVLEGAKPLDVGIPAQIFTTRQSMPYEVRVCGPAPGLVTGGDGLSYHVADGLEAFDWADTVFIPGYRHPDREDPPAEVVAALRAAHERGARLAAISTGAFALAATGLLDGKRATTHWHYTKALQARHPLVDVDENVLFVDEGNVLTSAGAASGIDLCLHLVRRDHGVGLSNHVARRLVAAPYRSGGQAQYVPRSVPEELGPVFAATREWALRHLAEPLTVGDLARHANVSTRTFSRRFVEDTGYTPMQWVLRARVDVARELLERSELGVEQIAAEVGLGTGANLRLHFHRILGTSPSEYRHTFVQGG; translated from the coding sequence ATGACCGGGCGCAACCACCGCGTCGCCGTGCTCGTGCTCGAGGGGGCGAAGCCGCTCGACGTGGGCATCCCCGCGCAGATCTTCACCACGCGCCAGTCGATGCCGTACGAGGTACGCGTGTGCGGCCCGGCGCCCGGGCTCGTGACGGGCGGCGACGGCCTGTCGTACCACGTCGCCGACGGGCTAGAGGCGTTCGACTGGGCCGACACGGTGTTCATCCCCGGGTACCGGCATCCCGACCGCGAAGACCCGCCCGCCGAGGTGGTCGCCGCGCTCCGGGCGGCGCACGAGCGGGGCGCCCGGCTCGCGGCGATCTCGACCGGCGCGTTCGCGCTCGCCGCCACGGGGCTGCTCGACGGCAAGCGGGCGACGACGCACTGGCACTACACGAAGGCGCTGCAGGCGAGGCATCCGCTCGTCGACGTCGACGAGAACGTGCTCTTCGTCGACGAGGGGAACGTGCTGACCTCGGCCGGTGCAGCGTCGGGCATCGACCTGTGCCTGCACCTCGTGCGGCGCGACCACGGCGTCGGCCTGTCGAACCACGTCGCCAGGCGGCTCGTCGCGGCACCGTATCGGAGCGGCGGGCAGGCGCAGTACGTGCCGCGGAGCGTGCCGGAGGAGCTCGGTCCGGTGTTCGCCGCGACGCGCGAGTGGGCCCTCCGCCACCTGGCCGAACCGCTCACCGTGGGCGATCTCGCCCGGCACGCGAACGTGTCGACGCGGACGTTCTCGCGCCGCTTCGTCGAGGACACCGGGTACACGCCCATGCAGTGGGTGCTCCGGGCGCGCGTCGACGTCGCGCGCGAGCTGCTCGAGCGCAGCGAGCTCGGCGTCGAGCAGATCGCGGCGGAGGTCGGGCTCGGCACGGGGGCGAACCTGCGGCTGCACTTCCATCGGATTCTCGGCACGTCGCCGAGCGAGTACCGGCACACGTTCGTGCAGGGAGGCTGA
- a CDS encoding PxKF domain-containing protein, producing MTATAVVAAGGLLATVAPAEAAPGPASTLVVEADQPFRPVTHLASGSLYGLAGANVPALEKILPIKPHTFMQKPEGGTQQPTGDALTVADTAKAAGAGVVIRLVDYLPGWPYRYDKAAWLPAVEKMVNDTKASGKTNIVAYAIWNEPDITWQTANGSFFDLWTETYRLVRRLDPTMPIQGPSYSDNISSMRAFFEHAKATDTLPDVIEWHELIRSSKIKGDVENVRRILAELGIPERPIDIAEYAAPAEVGLSGPLVGYIAKLERYGITRAELPFWNQSGALGDLLTGRDGDPNGAYWLYTWYAQMSGQMVTTTPPSNESPLDGAASVNDAGDEVRIITGGNTGPTSVKINGLDQLAFGDQVNVQLDFTASYGRTVKTDGPITISTTTYEVGEDGSITVPIVMNPTYGYQVVVTPAGDPDDLAGTYSLTNINSGLDLATEGGATDAGTPVVQSSTAGQVWKAEPAGSGLYKIVHTPSGRVLAVKDASTANGAPAVIVDDTGAEVERWQLVPDGKGSVRLANYATGKTLGVADMTKNDGAPVIQWTDGSPTSNCVPNGARQPGRIGTALDFCRTTSYGSLPSGIVSGLTGDWSISTWIKPAALSNWSRVFDFGTGQTVNMFLTLNAGGAGPRFAITNSGAGGEQRLTYGGQNFPLNEWSNVVVTVSGTTGRMYLNGTVVATNTNMTVKPSALGTTTRNYLGKSQYSDPAYDGAIDDFAIYNRALSAAEVTELAGGRAATGDVARYAFDEAGGSTIVDSSGNNRNGTIVLGSGGSTSTTATDAQTADRFWKLTRVDITAPVVNLACPAEPVILGSAATATWSAVEEEHGSGLATPAEGTIELDTSSVGAKTATAPAGTAVDAAGNASAEVSCDYAVVYDWGGFLSPVDSGDVVNSVKAGSSVPVKFSLAGDQGDGVLVEGSPTIEFGPCGSSGTTDAIEQTATAGASGLNYDAETDTYTYVWKTEKSWAGTCGTLAVRLDDGTTHTARFAFVK from the coding sequence ATGACCGCGACCGCGGTGGTGGCGGCCGGCGGCCTGCTCGCCACGGTTGCGCCCGCCGAGGCTGCACCCGGCCCGGCGAGCACGCTCGTGGTCGAGGCCGATCAGCCGTTCCGCCCGGTCACGCACCTCGCGAGCGGCTCGCTCTACGGCCTCGCGGGCGCGAACGTGCCGGCCCTCGAGAAGATCCTTCCGATCAAGCCGCACACCTTCATGCAGAAGCCGGAGGGCGGCACGCAGCAGCCCACGGGGGATGCGCTCACGGTCGCCGACACCGCCAAGGCAGCCGGCGCCGGGGTCGTGATCCGGCTCGTCGACTACCTGCCCGGCTGGCCCTACCGCTACGACAAGGCGGCCTGGCTGCCGGCGGTCGAGAAGATGGTGAACGACACGAAGGCCTCGGGCAAGACCAACATCGTGGCGTACGCGATCTGGAACGAGCCCGACATCACGTGGCAGACCGCGAACGGCTCGTTCTTCGACCTCTGGACCGAGACGTACCGGCTCGTCCGCCGCCTCGACCCGACGATGCCGATCCAGGGCCCGAGCTACTCCGACAACATCAGCAGCATGCGCGCCTTCTTCGAGCACGCGAAGGCCACCGACACGCTGCCGGATGTGATCGAGTGGCACGAGCTCATCCGCTCGTCGAAGATCAAGGGCGACGTCGAGAACGTGCGACGCATCCTCGCCGAGCTGGGGATCCCGGAGCGGCCGATCGACATCGCCGAGTACGCGGCGCCGGCGGAGGTCGGCCTCTCGGGCCCGCTCGTCGGCTATATCGCGAAGCTCGAGCGCTACGGCATCACCCGGGCCGAACTGCCGTTCTGGAACCAGTCGGGTGCGCTCGGCGACCTGCTGACGGGGCGCGACGGCGACCCCAACGGCGCGTACTGGCTGTACACCTGGTACGCCCAGATGAGCGGCCAGATGGTGACCACCACGCCGCCCTCGAACGAGAGTCCGCTCGACGGTGCGGCTTCGGTCAACGACGCGGGCGACGAAGTGCGCATCATCACCGGCGGCAACACCGGCCCGACCTCGGTGAAGATCAACGGCCTCGACCAGCTGGCCTTCGGCGACCAGGTGAACGTCCAGCTCGACTTCACCGCCTCGTACGGGCGCACCGTGAAGACCGACGGACCGATCACGATCTCCACCACGACGTACGAGGTCGGCGAGGACGGCTCGATCACGGTCCCCATCGTGATGAACCCCACCTACGGCTACCAGGTGGTCGTCACGCCGGCGGGCGACCCCGACGACCTCGCGGGGACCTACTCGCTGACCAACATCAACTCGGGGCTCGACCTCGCCACCGAGGGCGGCGCCACCGACGCAGGCACGCCCGTGGTGCAGTCGAGCACGGCCGGTCAGGTGTGGAAGGCCGAGCCCGCAGGCTCCGGTCTGTACAAGATCGTGCACACGCCGAGCGGCCGCGTGCTCGCCGTGAAGGACGCCTCGACCGCCAACGGAGCACCCGCCGTGATCGTCGACGACACCGGTGCCGAGGTCGAGCGCTGGCAGCTCGTTCCCGACGGGAAGGGCAGCGTCCGCCTGGCCAACTACGCCACCGGCAAGACGCTCGGCGTCGCGGACATGACCAAGAACGACGGAGCACCGGTGATCCAGTGGACCGACGGTTCGCCGACATCCAACTGCGTGCCGAACGGCGCCCGCCAGCCGGGCCGGATCGGCACCGCGCTCGACTTCTGCCGGACCACGTCGTACGGCTCCCTGCCCAGCGGGATCGTGAGCGGGCTGACCGGCGACTGGTCGATCTCGACGTGGATCAAGCCGGCAGCGCTGTCGAACTGGTCTCGCGTGTTCGATTTCGGCACCGGTCAGACGGTCAACATGTTCCTCACGCTCAACGCGGGCGGCGCCGGACCGAGGTTCGCTATCACGAACAGCGGCGCCGGCGGTGAGCAGCGTCTCACCTACGGCGGGCAGAACTTCCCGCTGAACGAGTGGTCGAACGTCGTCGTGACGGTGTCGGGCACGACCGGCCGCATGTACCTCAACGGCACGGTGGTCGCGACGAACACCAACATGACCGTCAAGCCGTCTGCGCTCGGCACCACGACCCGCAACTACCTGGGCAAGTCGCAGTACAGCGACCCCGCGTACGACGGCGCGATCGACGATTTCGCCATCTACAACCGGGCACTGTCGGCCGCCGAGGTGACGGAGCTGGCCGGAGGCCGGGCGGCCACGGGCGACGTTGCGCGGTACGCGTTCGACGAGGCCGGCGGATCCACGATCGTCGACTCCTCGGGCAACAACCGGAACGGCACCATCGTGCTCGGCTCCGGCGGCTCGACGAGCACGACCGCCACCGACGCGCAGACTGCCGACCGCTTCTGGAAGCTGACGCGCGTCGACATCACCGCTCCGGTGGTGAACCTCGCCTGCCCCGCCGAACCGGTCATCCTCGGGTCCGCCGCGACGGCGACGTGGAGCGCCGTCGAGGAGGAGCACGGGTCGGGGCTCGCGACCCCCGCCGAAGGGACGATCGAGCTCGACACCTCGAGCGTCGGGGCGAAGACCGCGACCGCACCCGCCGGCACCGCGGTCGACGCGGCCGGGAACGCCTCGGCCGAGGTGAGCTGCGACTACGCGGTCGTCTACGACTGGGGCGGCTTCCTGAGCCCCGTCGACAGCGGCGACGTCGTGAACTCCGTGAAGGCGGGCAGCAGCGTGCCGGTGAAGTTCAGCCTCGCCGGTGACCAGGGCGACGGCGTACTGGTCGAAGGCTCGCCGACGATCGAGTTCGGCCCGTGCGGTTCCTCGGGCACGACCGACGCGATCGAGCAGACCGCGACGGCCGGGGCCAGCGGACTGAACTACGACGCCGAGACCGACACGTACACCTACGTGTGGAAGACCGAGAAGTCGTGGGCCGGCACGTGCGGCACGCTCGCGGTCCGACTCGACGACGGCACCACCCATACGGCGCGCTTCGCCTTCGTGAAGTAG
- a CDS encoding extracellular solute-binding protein: MRIPKRGIGAVAALAATAALLSGCSAGQQSDPNTLKLWHFEGTDSDVGIAWAKAIEIFEEETGATVEYEDKSFEQIRSTASQVLNSNEAPDVMESPKGNATAGLLASQGLLADISEAVEEYGWDEMLAPSLQTTAKYSDEGIMGSGPWYGVPNYGEYVTVYYNKTVFDELGLTEPTTYAEFEEILDTFAAQGTTPLAEAGGEYPLGQLFYQLALSQADRQFVDDYQLYENPVDWQGPELTYAAEKIAEYVEKGWISADSTGLKAEDMGVGFMSGEYPMMVSGSWWAGRVINESTFEWDTFPFPESDLVPGSSGNIWVVPENAANKELAYEFIDITMRPEIQALIGNNGSIPVAADPADITDEKSAALITEFNEVVERDGLAFYPDWPTPNFYDQLVGALQELVNGTLTPEQTLEQLGTEYEDGVADIVG, from the coding sequence ATGAGAATCCCAAAGCGCGGCATCGGCGCCGTCGCAGCCCTCGCCGCCACGGCCGCCCTGCTCTCCGGCTGCTCCGCCGGCCAGCAGTCCGACCCGAACACCCTGAAGCTGTGGCACTTCGAAGGCACCGACAGCGATGTCGGCATCGCCTGGGCCAAGGCCATCGAGATCTTCGAGGAGGAGACCGGCGCCACCGTCGAGTACGAGGACAAGAGCTTCGAGCAGATCCGCTCCACGGCCAGCCAGGTCCTGAACTCCAACGAGGCGCCCGACGTCATGGAGTCGCCGAAGGGCAACGCCACCGCCGGCCTGCTGGCCAGCCAGGGCCTGCTCGCCGACATCTCCGAGGCCGTCGAGGAGTACGGCTGGGACGAGATGCTCGCCCCGTCCCTGCAGACGACGGCGAAGTACTCCGACGAAGGCATCATGGGCTCGGGGCCCTGGTACGGCGTGCCGAACTACGGCGAATACGTCACCGTCTACTACAACAAGACCGTCTTCGACGAGCTCGGTCTCACCGAGCCCACGACGTACGCCGAGTTCGAGGAGATCCTCGACACCTTCGCCGCGCAGGGCACCACCCCGCTCGCCGAAGCGGGCGGTGAGTACCCGCTCGGCCAGCTCTTCTACCAGCTCGCGCTCTCGCAGGCCGACCGGCAGTTCGTCGACGACTACCAGCTCTACGAGAACCCGGTCGACTGGCAGGGCCCCGAGCTGACCTACGCCGCCGAGAAGATCGCCGAGTACGTGGAGAAGGGATGGATCTCGGCCGACTCGACCGGTCTCAAGGCCGAGGACATGGGCGTCGGCTTCATGAGCGGCGAGTACCCGATGATGGTGTCCGGCTCCTGGTGGGCGGGCCGCGTGATCAACGAGTCCACGTTCGAGTGGGACACGTTCCCGTTCCCCGAGTCCGACCTCGTGCCCGGCTCGTCCGGCAACATCTGGGTCGTGCCCGAGAACGCCGCCAACAAGGAGCTCGCGTACGAGTTCATCGACATTACGATGCGTCCCGAGATCCAGGCGCTCATCGGCAACAACGGCTCGATCCCCGTGGCCGCCGACCCCGCCGACATCACCGATGAGAAGTCGGCGGCGCTCATCACCGAGTTCAACGAGGTCGTCGAGCGCGACGGGCTGGCGTTCTACCCGGACTGGCCCACGCCGAACTTCTACGACCAGCTCGTCGGCGCGCTGCAGGAGCTCGTGAACGGCACCCTCACGCCCGAGCAGACGCTCGAGCAGCTCGGCACCGAGTACGAGGACGGCGTCGCCGACATCGTCGGCTGA